From a region of the Geminocystis sp. M7585_C2015_104 genome:
- a CDS encoding phytoene synthase translates to MLHLSPKLEPKRPLASVEESYEYCRQVTARYSKTFYLGTLLMPKEKRNAIWAIYVWCRRTDELVDGPQAANTTHETLDLWERHLESVFAGQPIDDPDVALVDTLKRFPIDIQPFRDMIAGQRMDLSRNRYETFSDLLVYCYRVAGTVGLMSAAVLGVDDSLSKTPWGPNSVYIPKEEAIALGIANQLTNILRDVGEDINRGRIYIPLEDLERFNYTEEDLKNKVIDERWRRLMDFEIQRARQFYQKAEKGISALSKDARWPVWAALMLYQGILDVIVKNDYDVFNRRAFVPTPKKLLYLPIAWLRAQAL, encoded by the coding sequence ATGCTGCACCTTTCACCAAAATTAGAACCAAAAAGGCCACTTGCTAGTGTGGAAGAGTCTTACGAGTATTGTCGTCAGGTGACGGCGAGGTACTCTAAGACCTTCTACCTAGGCACCCTTCTTATGCCCAAGGAGAAAAGGAATGCTATCTGGGCCATATATGTTTGGTGCAGGCGCACAGATGAGTTGGTAGATGGCCCGCAGGCAGCCAATACCACCCATGAAACTCTGGACTTGTGGGAGCGTCACCTGGAGTCTGTGTTTGCCGGACAACCCATTGACGATCCTGATGTGGCCTTGGTAGACACCCTTAAACGCTTTCCCATAGACATTCAACCCTTCCGGGACATGATCGCTGGCCAAAGGATGGATCTGTCCCGCAACCGCTATGAGACCTTTTCTGACCTTCTTGTGTATTGTTACCGGGTAGCTGGGACTGTGGGGTTAATGTCTGCTGCCGTGTTAGGGGTGGATGACAGTCTTTCCAAAACCCCCTGGGGGCCTAATTCCGTCTATATCCCAAAAGAGGAAGCCATCGCCCTGGGAATTGCCAACCAGCTCACCAACATCCTCAGAGACGTGGGGGAGGACATTAACAGGGGCAGAATTTATATCCCACTGGAGGATTTAGAAAGATTTAACTACACAGAAGAGGATCTAAAAAACAAGGTAATAGATGAGCGTTGGCGAAGACTGATGGACTTTGAAATCCAGCGGGCGAGGCAATTCTACCAGAAAGCAGAAAAAGGAATTAGTGCCCTAAGTAAAGACGCCCGATGGCCGGTATGGGCTGCCCTTATGTTGTATCAAGGCATCCTGGATGTTATTGTCAAAAACGACTATGATGTGTTCAACCGCCGCGCCTTTGTGCCAACCCCCAAAAAACTGTTATACCTACCCATCGCCTGGTTGAGGGCTCAAGCACTTTGA
- the cobW gene encoding cobalamin biosynthesis protein CobW, whose translation MHKIPVTVITGFLGAGKTTIIRHLLQNNRGRRIAVLVNEFGEVGIDGELLKSCRVCDGEEGQESNIIELTNGCLCCTVQEEFYPTMQQLLARRDKIDAIVIETSGLALPKPLVQAFRWQEIRTRATVDGVVTVVDGFALATKGFPVSDLEALEAQRRADPSLNHSTPLEELFEDQLACADLVLLSKTDLLDELSQHRIASQLQKCLRPGVKMIALREGKIEPEVLLGFNAAVEEDLANRPSHHDDEGEHEHDEQITSLLLEQRETVAPQALLTRLQDLVAREEIYRIKGFVNVPHKPMRMVLQGVGNRFETFFDRLWQPGEERKTRLVVIGRNLNPVAVGAYSQMTVVPPQSA comes from the coding sequence ATGCACAAAATTCCAGTGACTGTCATCACCGGCTTTTTGGGCGCGGGGAAGACTACCATTATTCGTCATCTGTTACAAAACAACCGGGGTAGAAGAATTGCCGTATTGGTCAATGAGTTTGGGGAAGTGGGCATTGACGGGGAGTTGCTCAAAAGTTGTAGGGTTTGCGATGGGGAGGAGGGGCAAGAAAGCAATATCATCGAGTTGACCAATGGTTGTCTTTGTTGCACCGTACAAGAGGAATTTTACCCGACGATGCAACAGTTGCTCGCCCGGCGGGACAAAATTGATGCTATTGTCATTGAGACTTCCGGTTTAGCCCTACCAAAACCCCTAGTACAGGCCTTTAGATGGCAGGAGATTCGCACTCGGGCCACAGTGGATGGGGTAGTAACAGTGGTGGATGGTTTTGCCCTGGCCACTAAAGGTTTTCCGGTATCTGATCTGGAGGCTTTGGAGGCACAAAGGAGAGCCGATCCCAGTTTAAATCACTCTACCCCCCTAGAGGAGTTGTTTGAAGACCAACTGGCCTGTGCGGATTTAGTCCTTTTGAGCAAAACTGACCTATTGGACGAACTCAGCCAACACCGGATTGCTTCTCAGTTACAAAAGTGTTTACGACCAGGGGTGAAAATGATTGCCCTGCGGGAGGGGAAAATTGAGCCGGAGGTGTTACTGGGGTTTAACGCCGCCGTAGAAGAGGATTTGGCCAATCGTCCCAGCCACCACGATGATGAAGGGGAACACGAACACGATGAGCAAATTACCTCTCTGCTGTTGGAACAGAGGGAAACAGTTGCACCCCAAGCCTTGCTAACCAGGTTACAGGACTTGGTAGCAAGGGAGGAGATTTATCGCATCAAGGGGTTTGTCAATGTGCCCCATAAGCCCATGCGGATGGTTTTACAGGGTGTAGGCAATCGCTTTGAAACCTTTTTTGACCGTCTTTGGCAACCCGGGGAGGAAAGAAAAACTAGACTGGTGGTGATAGGGAGAAACCTAAACCCCGTCGCTGTGGGGGCCTACAGCCAGATGACTGTAGTACCACCTCAAAGTGCTTGA
- the pds gene encoding 15-cis-phytoene desaturase — MRVAIAGAGLAGLSCAKYLADAGYTPLVLERRDVLGGKVAAWQDEDGDWYETGLHVFFGAYPNMLQLLKELGIEDRLQWKEHTMIFNQPDKPGTYSRFDFPDIPAPFNGIMAILRNNDMLTWEEKIRFGLGLIPAMIRGQKYVEEMDKYTWSEWMRKQSIPPRVEKEVFIAMSKALNFINPDEISATVLLTALNRFLQEKDGSKMAFLDGSPTERLCQPIVDYITAKGGEVRLNSPLKEILLREDGSVKGFLIRGLNGAPDEIVTADIYVSAIPVDPLKVLLPAPWREMPFFQKLQGLEGVPVINVHLWFDRKLTDIDHLLFSRSPLLSVYADMSNTCRGYSDPHRSMLELVLAPAAEWISRSDEEIVAATMKELEKLFPQHFTGDNPAKLRKYHVVKTPRSVYKATPGRQKCRPSQRTPIPNFYLAGDYTMQQYLGSMEGAVLSGKLAAKYISEDHPVTSRQTAMAAASGTR, encoded by the coding sequence ATGCGAGTAGCAATAGCAGGTGCAGGATTGGCAGGACTTTCTTGTGCAAAATACCTAGCAGACGCGGGATATACCCCCCTGGTGTTGGAAAGGAGAGATGTGTTGGGAGGGAAGGTAGCAGCCTGGCAAGACGAGGATGGTGACTGGTATGAGACGGGACTTCATGTGTTTTTTGGTGCTTACCCCAATATGTTGCAACTGTTGAAGGAATTGGGCATAGAAGACCGTCTGCAGTGGAAGGAACATACAATGATATTCAATCAGCCGGATAAGCCGGGCACCTACTCTCGCTTTGATTTCCCGGACATACCTGCACCCTTCAATGGGATTATGGCGATTTTGCGCAACAATGACATGTTGACTTGGGAGGAGAAAATTAGATTTGGCCTTGGTTTAATACCGGCCATGATTAGGGGGCAAAAATACGTGGAAGAGATGGACAAATACACTTGGTCAGAATGGATGCGGAAACAGTCCATCCCTCCCCGGGTGGAAAAGGAAGTCTTTATTGCTATGTCTAAGGCCCTCAATTTTATCAACCCCGACGAAATCTCTGCTACTGTACTTCTTACTGCCCTCAATCGCTTCTTACAGGAAAAGGACGGCTCGAAAATGGCCTTTTTGGACGGCTCCCCCACCGAAAGACTCTGTCAACCCATAGTAGATTATATCACTGCAAAGGGGGGCGAGGTGCGTTTGAACTCTCCCCTTAAGGAAATCCTGTTAAGGGAAGATGGCAGCGTAAAAGGCTTCCTCATTCGGGGGCTAAATGGGGCACCGGATGAAATTGTAACTGCGGATATATACGTAAGTGCTATACCAGTAGACCCTCTGAAGGTCCTATTGCCAGCACCGTGGAGGGAAATGCCCTTTTTTCAAAAATTACAGGGCCTAGAAGGGGTGCCTGTTATTAATGTCCACCTATGGTTCGATCGCAAATTGACGGACATTGACCACCTTCTCTTTTCCCGTTCGCCCCTTCTGAGTGTCTATGCAGACATGAGTAATACCTGTAGGGGGTACAGTGACCCCCACCGCTCCATGTTAGAATTGGTACTGGCGCCGGCCGCCGAGTGGATTAGCAGGTCGGACGAGGAAATCGTCGCCGCCACCATGAAGGAATTAGAAAAACTCTTCCCCCAACACTTCACCGGCGACAATCCGGCTAAGTTGCGTAAGTACCATGTGGTTAAAACCCCCCGTTCAGTATACAAGGCTACCCCCGGACGACAAAAGTGCCGCCCCAGTCAAAGGACTCCTATCCCCAATTTCTATCTGGCAGGAGACTATACTATGCAACAATACCTGGGTAGTATGGAAGGAGCAGTCCTATCAGGAAAACTAGCCGCCAAATATATTAGTGAGGACCATCCCGTAACCTCCCGTCAAACGGCCATGGCCGCTGCTAGTGGCACAAGATAA